The Candidatus Methylomirabilota bacterium genome contains the following window.
GAAGATCACGGCTACCGTGATCAAAGGATACTCGCCGACCTCCCAACCCCGGTTGAAGCCCGCCGCCAGCAGGAGGCTCCCCAGCGCCAGATTGAGGTTCCACACCCAGAGCAGACCGTGGCTCCAGCGCGCGGCCCCCACGCGCACCCCGCACAGGCGCGGGACCACGTAATGGCAGAGGCCGATGAAGAGCGTGGAGAAGGCGCCCCAGATGACGCCGTTGACGTGGATCGGACGTAGCCGGCCGAAGCTGAGCCAGGCGACACCGCCCAGGGACTCCGGATAGTTGAACTTGGTCGACACGACGGCGCCGATCGTGGGGAACACCAGCAGCCAGACGAACCCCCAGGCGAGCCACGCGCGGATCAGGCGGCGATCGATCAGGGCATCGTTGCGGAGAGCGGCCGCGCTCGCGTCGGACTGCTGCATCGCGGCCATCATGCCACGGTCGGCGAGCGGGGCAAAAAAAGGCCGCTGGGCGGGAGCCTCAGTCGCCCTTTTCGAGCGCCGGCTCCGCCGCCGTAACCGATCCTGGGGGAGGCTTCGGAAGGGGGGCGAAGCCCCCCTCCGAGGTTAGGGTCGCATGGCCCGGAGGCGCGCGACCCTCTCCTCGAGCGGCGGGTGCGTCGAGAAGAGAGTCATCAGCGCCTGGCCGCTCAGCGGGTTGACGATGAAGAGATGCGCGGTGGCCGGGTTCGCGGCCATCGGCACCGCCCGCTGCGCCATCTCGAGCTTCTCGAGCGCCTTGGCGAGCCCCCACGTCTTGCCGGCCAGGCGGGCGCCGGAGGCGTCGGCCTGATACTCGCGGGCCCGCGAGACGGCGAGCTGCACCAGCATCGCTGCGATCGGGGCCAGCACGGCCATGAGGATGAGCGCGAACGGATTCGAGCCGCCCTCCTCGTCGTCGTTCCGACCGCCGCCGAACATCGCCGTCCACTGGGCCATGTGGGCCAGATACGTGATAGCGCCCGCGAGCGTGGCCGCGATCGTGGAGATGAGGACGTCGCGGTTGGTCACGTGGGCCAACTCGTGGGCCAGCACGCCCTCCAGCTCCTCCTCGTCGAGGATGCGCATGATGCCCTCGGTGACGGCCACGGCGGCGTGCTCGGGGTTCCGCCCGGTGGCGAAGGCGTTCGGCGTGTCGGTCGGGATCAGATAGACCCGGGGCATCGGGATGCCCGCGCGGGTGGCCAGCCGGCGCACCATCGCGTAGAGCCCCGGGGCCTGGGCCTCGTCGATGGGCTGGGCGCGGTACATGGCCAGCACGATCCGGTCCGAGAACCAGTACGAAAAGAAGTTCATGGCCAGCGCCACCATGAAGGCCACGACCATGCCCTGCTGGCCCCCGATGGCTCCGCCGATCAGGACGAGCATCACCGTGAGGAGCGCGAGCAGCATCGCGGTCTTGAATATGTTCGACATGGATCCGCCTCCCTCAAGTTCCCTGCCAGCGTGGCTAACTTCGCTCGGAAGCGTAGCAAACGGCTCGGACGGGGTCAAATACTTGACTTCTCCACCACCCCGCCGATACACTGGGCCAGTCCGGTAAAAAAGTCTTCTAACGACACGGACTTACGTTAAATGCTTCCCTGTAGGACTGAGGGTATGGTCATTCGGGTATCAGAGATCGCGGACGAGGGTCTCGTGGTCGCCAACCCGGGGGAGTTCGTCGCTCCCTTCGCGGACCGGTCCTGGCGCCTGCAGGGCCTCCGCCTTCAGGTCGTCCGCGACGGCGTGGACATCCTCGTAGCGGGCGAGCTCGCGGCCTCGGTGCCCCTGGTCTGCTCCCGATGCCTCGAGGAGTTCCGTGCCGACGTCCATCCGGCGATCGATGTCCGCTACGTGCCCAAGCCGGTGACCCGCGACAGCGTCGAGCTGGGCGCCGACGATCTCGACCTGGACTTCTACCAGAACGACGAGCTCAACCTCGCCGCGTTGGTCGAGACCGAGACGACGCTGGCGCTCCCCGTGAAGCCGCTCTGCCGCGAGGATTGCCGGGGGCTCTGCCCCGCCTGCGGCGGCAACCGGAACGTCGTCTCCTGCACGTGTCAGACGCGCCCGCTGGACCCGCGTCTGACCGCCCTCAAGGACTTGGTCGCGCGCCTCAATCACTGAGAGCGCCAGAAGGGAACATCGATGCCGCTGCCCAAACGACGCCACTCGAAGACGCGTGGTCGCAAGCGCCGCACCCATTACAAGCTGGCGCCGCCGACGCGGTCGGTGTGCCCGCAGTGCCGCGAGCCCAAGCTGCCGCATCGCGTCTGCCCGCACTGCGGTTACTACAAGGGCCGGGAGATCGTCGCCGTCGAAGGTGCCTAGCCGCGCCGGCTCGATGAGCATCGCCATATTTCGTAGGGCACCTCGTCCGCGCCTCGGCTCGCACCCCCCCGGTACGCTCCGCTCGGCTCCTCTCGAAGGTGCCTAGCCGACCCGCATGAAGATTGCGGTCGACGCCATGGGGGGCGACTACGGCCCCGCCGTCGTGGTCGAGGGGGCGGTGGCCGCGGCGCGCGAGTTCGGCGCCGCGGTCATCCTGGTCGGCGACCGGGCCGCCATCGAGCGCGAGGTGGCGCGCCTCACGGCGGAGAGCCTCGCGATCGAGATCCGTCACGCCTCCCAGGTCGTCGGCATGGGCGAGAGCCCCTCGCAGGCCCTCCGGCGCAAGCGCGACTCCTCCCTGCGCGTGGCCGCCCAGCTCGTGAAGGACGGCGAGGCCGCGGCGTTCGTGTCGGCGGGGAACACCGGGGCGGCCATGGCCATCGCGATGTTCGTCATCGGCGTGCTGGCCGGCGTGGATCGGCCGGCCATCGCGGCGGTGCTGCCCAACCGCCGGCGCTTCACGGTGCTCCTCGACGTCGGCGCCAACGTCGATCCCAAGCCCTGGCATTTACTCCAATTCGCGGTCATGGGCCACGTCTACGCCCGCGACATCCTGGGCTGCGACAACCCGCGGGTCGGCCTGCTCTCCGTCGGCGAGGAGGAGGGCAAGGGCAACGAGCTGACCAAGGAGGCGTACGATCAGCTCAAGGACTCCTCGCTGAACTTCGTCGGCAACGTCGAGGGACGCGACATCTACAACGGGCGTTGCGACGTCGTCGTCACCGACGGGTTCACCGGCAACGTCGCGCTCAAGATCTCCGAGAGCCTGGCCGAGACCCTGGGCGAGATGATCAAGGAGGAGCTGACACGCGATGTCCGGTCCAAGCTCGGCGCCACCCTGGCGCTGCCCGCCTTCGCGCGCTTCAAGCGGCGCGTGGACTACACGGAGATGGGCGGCGCCCCGCTGCTCGGCATCGACGGCGCCGCCATCATCTGCCACGGAGCCTCGCCGGTAAAGGCGATCAAGAACGCTGTGCGCGTGGCGGGGGAGTGGGCGAAGGCGGGGGTGAACGAGCACATCCGAGCCGCGCTGGAGGCGGAGGTGGAGCGCGGCGGTCGGGAGGGAGGCCGCGAATGACGCGAGCGAAGATCATCGGCGTCGGGTCGTACGCGCCCAAGCGGATCTTGACCAACGCCGATCTCGAGAAGCTGGTCGCGACCAGCGACGAGTGGATCGTGCAACGCAGTGGCATCCGCGAGCGCCGGATCGCCGACGAGACCGAGGCCAGCTCGGACCTGGCCGTGAAGGCGGCCCAACAGGCGCTGGAGCGGGCCAACCTCGTGCCGGAGGACATCGAGTTCATCGTGGTGGGGACCACCACGCCCGACATGTTCTTCCCGACCACCGGCAACATGGTCCAGCACCGGCTGGGCTGCCGGCAGGCGGGCTCGGTGGATGTGCTGGCCGCCTGTGCCGGCTCCATCTACAGCCTCGCCGTGGGCTCGCAGTTCATCCAGACCGGCAAGTACCGGCGCGTGCTCTGCATCGGCGCCGAGACGCTCTCGAAGATCACCGACTTCACCGACCGGGGCACCTGCGTGCTGCTCGCCGACGCGGCGGGCGCGGCGGTGCTGGAGGCTTCCGACGACGGCAGCGGGCTGCTGGACGTCGATCTCTACTCGGACGGCCGCTACTGGGAGCTGCTCTACATGCCCGGCGGCGGCTCGCGGCACCCGGCCACGCGCGAGACGATCGCGGCCCGGATGCACTATGCCAAGATGAAGGGCGCCGAGGTCTTCAAGGTGGCGGTGCGCATGTTCGGGGAGTGCGCGGCGACGATCCTCGAGCGCCACGGGCTCACGGCCCGGGACATCGACCTCTTCATCCCGCACCAGGCCAACCTCCGGATCATCGAGGCGGCCGTCAAACGGGTCGGGCTGCCGATGGACAAGGTCTTCGTGAACATCGACCGCTACGGCAACACCGGCGCCGCCTCCGTCTACGTTGCCCTCGAGGAGGCGGTGTCGGCCGGCCGCCTGAAGCGCGGCGACCTCCTCCTACTCGCCGCCTTCGGTGGGGGTTTTGCGTGGGGCGCCGCTCTAATGAAATGGTGAGCGCAGACATGGCTCGGGGGCCGGGGCGCCCGGCGAGACCCGTTCCCTCCGCGCATCCTGAGCAGGCGGGTCGGCGGGAAACCGCAACGGCGCCTTCGTCGCCGACCTCGTGGTCGCAGCAGGGTGCCCCGGCCCCCGAGCCATGATCGCGTTTCTCTTCCCGGGACAGGGCTCGCAGGCGGTGGGGATGGGCAAGGCGTTCTACGACGCCTCGCCCGCCGCCCGGGCGATCTTCGAGGACGCCAACGACGCGCTGGGCTTCGACCTGGCCCGCCTGGCGTTCGAGGGGCCCGAGTCCGAGCTGGCGCTGACCGCGAACACCCAGCCCGCCATCCTGACGGTGAGCGTGGCCGCGGCGGCCGTCGCCGCCGAGCGCGGGCTGTGTCCGCAGCTGGCCGCCGGCCACAGCCTGGGCGAGTATTCGGCCCTGGTCGTCGCCGGCGCGCTCTCGTTCCGGGACGCCGTCAGGATCGTGCGCCGGCGCGGCGAGTTCATGCAGGAGGCGGTCTCCGTCGGGACCGGCGCCATGGCCGCGATCATGGGCCTCGAGCTTCCCGCGGTGGAGCGGCTCTGCGCCGAGGCTGCCCAGGGAGAGGTCGTGGAAGTGGCCAACGTGAACTCGCCGCTGCAGATCGTCATCGCCGGCCACCGCGCGGCGGTCGAGCGTGCGGTGGCGCTGGCGAGCGCGCGCGGCGGCCGGAAGAGCGTCATGCTGCCGGTGAGCGCGCCGTTCCATTGCGCCCTCATGGCGCCCGCCGCCGAGCGTCTGGCCCGGGAGCTGGACAGCGTCAGGGTCGCCGACCCCACCATCCCGATCGCGCGCAACGTGGACGGCGGTCTGACGCGCGCGGCGGCCGAGGTGAAGCCGGCGCTGCTGAGGCAGGTGGCCAGCCCGGTGCGGTGGACCGACTGCGTCCGCCGCCTGGCCGCCGAAGGCGCGATGACGTTCGTGGAGGTCGGTCCGGGACGCGTCCTGACCGGGCTGCTCAAGCGGATCCTCGACGGCGTCAAGGGGGTGACCGTGGAGACGTCCGCGGACCTCGACAAGGCCCTGGCCGGCGCGGGGGAGCGGCAATGAGCGAGACGCCGCTCACCGGTCGGGTCGCCATCGTGACCGGCGGCAGCCGCGGCATCGGCGCCGCCATCGCCGCGTCGCTGGCGCAGAACGGAGCGGCCGTGGTAGTCTCGGGACGCGACGTAGATCGCCTGGAGCGCGCCGTGAAAGACCTGGAGGCCGGCGGTGCGACGGCGCTCGGCGTCGTCGCCGACGCGGCGAGCCGCGAGGACGCGGACCGGCTGGTCGAGACGGCGAAGCAGCGATTTGGCCGCATCGACGTGCTCGTCAACAACGCCGGCATGACGCGCGACGGTCTCCTGGTCCGCATGAAGGACGAGGACTGGGATCTCGTCATGGAAGTCAACCTCCGCGGCGCGTTCCTGATGACGCGCGCAGCGTCCAAGATCATGGTGAGGCAGAAGAGCGGGCGCGTCATCAACATCGCCTCGACCGCCGGCGCCATGGGCAACGCGGGACAGGCCAACTATTCGGCGGCCAAGGCGGGACTCATCGGCTTCACCAAGGCCGCCGCTCGGGAGCTGGCGCACTGGTCCATTCTCGTCAACGCGGTGGCGCCGGGCCTGATCGAGACCAACATGAGCGCCGCGATGCCCGAGGCCGCGCGCCAGGAGCTGCTGAGCCGGGTGCCGCTGGGGCGCATCGGTACCCCGCGCGAGGTGGCCGAGGTGGTACGATTCCTGGCCGGCGACGGGGCCACCTACATCACGGGCCAGGTCTTCCACGTCAACGGCGGTCTCTACATCTAGTCGGGCATTCCTCCGGGGAGGAACGGATCGATGGCGAAGCCAGTGGAAGAGAGGGTGAAAGAAATCATCGTCGAGCAGCTCGGGGTGGACGAGGACGACGTGACCCCGAACGCGCGGTTCATCGAGGATCTCGGCGCCGATTCGCTCGACACGGTCGAGCTGGTGATGGCGCTGGAAGAGCATTTCGACATCCAGATCCCCGATGAGGACGCCGAGAAGATCGCCACCGTGGGCGACGCCATCCAGTACATCAAGGACAACTCCTGACGGTGGAGCCCCGACGCGTCGTCATCACCGGCCTCGGAGCGCTCACGCCCGTGGGCAACACGGCCGAGGAGTTCTGGACCGCCCTGACCCAGGGGCGCTCCGGGATCGGTCCCATCACCAAGTTCGACGCCGCCGAGAAGGACGCGAGCGGGGACTTCCGCTACCCCACGCGGATCGCCGGCGAGGTCAGGAACTTCGACGTGCTGCGATACGTAGACAAGAAGGAAGCGCGCCGACTGGACGACTACCTCAAATACGCGATCGCCGCGGCGGTCACGGCAGTCGAGGATTCCGGGCTCGAGGTGGGCAAGGTCGATGGCGCCCGGTTCGGCGTCCTGATCGGCTCGGGCATCGGGGGCATCGGCACCCTGCTGGAGGGCGAGCGCACCCGCCTGGAGAAGGGGCCGGAGCGGGTGTCGCCCTTCGTCATCCCGATGCTCATCATCAACATGGCCTCGGGGCTCGTCTCGATGCGCTTCGGGGCCAAGGGACCCAACTCGTCGGTGGTGACGGCCTGCGCGACGGGCAACCACTGCATCGGCGACGCCTTCAAGATCATCCAGCGCGGCGACGCCGACCTCATGATCGCGGGCGGCGCCGAGGCGATCATCGTGCCGCTGACCATCGCCGGGTTCTGCGCCATGAAGGCGATGTCCACGCACAACGACGTACCGGAGCAGGCCTCACGCCCGTTCGACGCCGAGCGCGACGGCTTCGTGCCCAGCGAGGGGGCCGGCATCGTCGTGCTGGAGTCGCTCAAGCACGCGCGGCGGCGTGACGCCCGGATCTACGCGGAGATCGTCGGCTACGGCATGACCTCCGACGCCCACCACATGACGGCACCCGACCCCAAGGGCGATGGCGCCACCCGGGCCATGGCGGCGGCCCTGGGGGACGGCGGCCTCGACCCGGCGGCGGTCGGCTACATCAACGCCCACGGGACCTCGACGCCGTACAACGACAAGTTCGAGTCCCTGGCCATCAAGCGCGTCTTCGGCGACCACGTGCGGCGGCTGGCCGTGTCGTCGACGAAGTCGATGACGGGGCACCTGCTGGGGGCCGCGGGCGGCGTGGAGGCCATCGCCACGGCGCTGGCCCTCTACCACGGCCTGCTGCCGCCGACGATCAACTACGAGACGCCCGACCCGGAGTGCGACCTCGACTACGTGCCCAACCAGGCCCGCAAGCAGGATGTCGAGGTGGCGCTGAGCAACGCCTTCGGCTTCGGCGGCACCAACGCCACGCTGGCCTTCCGCAAGTACCGCGCGTAGTGCCGGGCCGACTGGCGTCGCCATATTTCGTTCTCGGATCCACTCAGGCTCGCCTCGGGCGGCGACCGCCCGGCGGCTTCGCACGGCTGTTCGCAGGCTCGCCGCGGACGGGCGGGATTCTCTGGCCTTGCTCGCCTCGGGCGCAGGGGTCCCAGCCCCTGGCCGCCCTGCGGCTCGCCCAGCGGCCTCGCCGCCGTCCTCGGCTTCGCACGACTGTTCGCAGGCTCGCCTCGGACGGGCGGGGCCCAGCCCGCCGCCGTCCTCGGCTTCGCACGACCACGCCGATCCTCACGTACGATCGTCGAGCCGCTGAAGCGTCGCCTCGTCGCTCGGCGCGCCTCGGCTCCTACTCCCACTGAGCGCCTGAGGAGTGGACGCGGATGACGTCGCCGGGCTCGAGCGACGGCTCGGCCACCGCTTCCGCGATCCCGCCCTCCTCCAGCGCGCGCTGACCCACGCCTCCTTCGCCAACGAGCACCCGCCTGCCACCCACAACGAGGCGCTGGCGCTGCTCGGCGATGCGGCCCTGGCGCTGGTCGTGGCCGAGCACCTGCTCGCCGAGGATCCGGAGGCGCCGGTCGGCGTGCTGACGCCCCGGCGCGCGGCGCTCGTCTCCGGCGCCAACCTGGCCCGCTGGGCGGCGGACCTCGAGCTGGGGCCCCGGCTGAGGCTGGGGCGCGGCGAGGAGGCGACGGGTGGACGCGCGCGCGAGTCCATCCTCGCCACGACGCTGGAGGCGGTCCTCGGCGCCGTCTACCTCGACGACGGCCTCGACGCCGTCCGCCGCATCGTGGCGCGTCTGGCCGTGTGGTAGGCTGGGTTCATGCGTTTCTGGCCGTCGCGGCAGCGGCCGGTCGCCGCGCCGCCGTCCGCCGAAGATCTGCTCATCACCGAGGATCTCCTGCGGCGCAGCGTCGAGGACGTGCTGGCCGTGCGCGAGCGCCAGATCCACGGGGCCGTCATCGCCTACCGCGGGCAGCTCCAGCTGGCCCCCCCGCGCGCGCGCGAATTGCTCCAGGCACGCTTCCGCCCCTTCGGCTTCACCCCGTTCCTCCGCGAGGACGGCCGGGGGGAGGTGGTGGTGCAGGCGGTGCCCCTGGCCGAGACGACGGAGCCGCAGCGGGTCGGCGTGAACGTGCTGCTCTTCGTGCTCACGTGCCTGTCGACTCTCATCGCCGGCGCCGGCTACGCGGGGTCACCCACCTTCGATGCCTTCCGCTCGTCGATCACCGGGACGCTGTTCATCAGCGGGGTGCCCTTCGCGGCCACGTTGATGGCGATCCTCGTTGTCCACGAGTTCGGCCACTACTTCACCGCGCGGTACTACCGGGCCTCGGTCAGCCTCCCGTACTTCATCCCGGCGCCGCCGCCCTTTCCCTTCGGCACGCTGGGCGCGATCATCCGCATGCGGTCGCCGGCGCGGGATCGGAACGCCCTCTTCGACATCGCCGCCGCGGGGCCGCTGGCCGGCCTTCTGGTCGCGATTCCCGCCTTCGTCCTCGGTCTCCAGTGGTCGAACGTGGTCCCGGTCCCGGCCGTTACCTACGAAGCATTTGGTCAGTCGGGCCTGACCCAGCTGCTGGTCTATCTCCGCTTCGGCAGCCTCCCGGAAGGGACGATGGTCTACACGCACCCGATGGCTGACGCGGCCTGGGTCGGCTTCTTCGTCACCGCCCTCAACCTCTTTCCCGTCGGCCAGCTCGACGGCGGGCGCATCGCCTACGCGCTCTTCGGCCGCTATCACGCGCTCATCGGCAAGATCACGATCATCGGGACCGTGCTCCTCGGGCTCGCCGCGATGGCGGTGAACGTCCTCGTGTGGGGAGGGACCTTCGCCGCATCGCTCAACTGGTTCGTCTGGGCGGCGCTGGTGTTCTTCCTCGTCGGCGTCCATCACGGGCCTCCCGTCGACGGGGTTTCCCCGCTGAGCCCCGATCGTCGCGTCGTCGGCGTCGTGTGCCTGATCCTGTTCGTCCTGCTCATCCCGCCGATTCCGATCCACGTACGGTAGCCGCAGTGGGGCCGCCGGCCCTCACCCGCGACAGCAGCGCCAGCCCGGCCACGAAAAAGAGCCCTACGGCGACGATGGCGGCGCGCTGGTTGCCGCCGAGCATCCGGGACACGGCCCCGAAGACGAACGGCCCCATGATGGCGCCCGTCTTGCCGACCAGGGAGTAGAAGCCGAAGAACTCGGCCTCGCGGCCGGCCGGGATCAGCGTGGCCATGAACGTGCGGCTGGCCGCCTGGATGGCGCCGAGCCCGGTGCCGGCCAGCACGCCCACCAGCCAGAACTGCCATTTGGCGTCCACGAAATGGGCGAGCACCGTCACCGCCACCCACTGGACGAGCGTCGCCGTCACCACGAGCTTGGGCCCGCGGGTGTCGGTGGGACGGGCCCAGGCGGCCGAGCCGGCCAGGGCCGTCAGCTGGATGAGCATGAAGAGCCCGATGATCTCGGTGAACGTGAAGCCCAGCGTCTTCTCGGCGAAGATCGCCGAGAAGAGGATCACGGTGTTCACGCCGTCCTCGTAGACGAGGTAGGCGGTGAGGAAGCGGCGCATCTGCGCGCGCGCGGGATCGGTGAGGATCTCTCGGAGCGTGCGGGCCGTTTCGCCGAAGCCCTGCGCCACCGCGCGCGCCAGCGGCACGCGGGGCCGGACGTCGGCGGGAAGGACGACGAACGCCGGCAGCGAGCACACCAGGAACTGGGCGGCGGCCACGAGGAAGCACGCCCAGTAGAGCTCGGCGGCGGCGAAGGGATAGGCGGCGAGGAACGCGACCAGGGATCCCGCGTAGCCGACCGCAAAGCCCGCGGCCGACACCCGCCCCAGCCGCTCGGGCGGCGCGATCCGCGGCAGGTAGGAGTTGTAGTAGACGAAGGCGGCCTCGAACGCGACCACCCCCATCACGCCGAGCAGGAACCCCGTCACCACCATCCCGGGCCGGAGGGTGGCCAGGAGCGTGGTGGCGGCGACCGAGAGGAGCGTGAAGCCGACGAAGAACGGCTTGCGGGCGCCCGCGTGATCGGCGATACCGCCCAGCACCGGCGAGCTGAGCGCCACGATGACCATCGACACGGAGCCGACGAGCCCCCACCAGAAATCGCCGCGGCCCTCGGCGTTCCCCACGATGATCTTGGCGTAGTAGACGGGGAAGATCGTGGCCAGGATGATCGCGGCGAAGGCGGAGTTGGCGAAGTCGTACAGCGTCCACGCGACGATCGTGCGACGCGACCCGCCGGGCACGGCCCGAGGATGACACAGCCCGTGGGGATGCGCTAGTATCCGCGTCATGTCGGGCCGCCTGGATCTCAAAAGCCTCGAGCAGCTGATCCGCAAGGGCGAGATCGACACGGTCCTCACCGTCTTCCCCGACACGTTCGGCCGGCTCATGGGCAAGCGCGTCGTCGGGCGTCACTTCCTCGAGCGCGTGGTGGACGACGGCCTGCACGCCTGCATCTACCTCTTCACCGTCGACATGGAGATGGAGCCGCTGCCGGGCTTCAAGCTCACGTCGTGGGAACGCGGCTACGGCGACATGAAGATGGTGCCCGATCTCCCCACGCTCCGGCTCATCCCCTGGCTGCCCAAGACGGCACTGGTCTTCTGCGACGTCCTCACCGAGGACGGGGAGCCGATCGAAGAGGCGCCGCGCTCCATCCTCAAGCGCCAGGTGGCGCGGGCGGCCGCGCTGGGGTACGTGGTCAAGACCGCCGCCGAGCTGGAGCTGTACTGCTTCAAGGAGTCGTTCGAGGAGGCGCGGGCCAAGCGCTACCAGAACCTCACGCCGGTCGCCGCCTACCTCGAGGACTATCACGTGTTGCAGACGACCAAGGAGGAGCCGCTGATCCGCGCCATCCGCAACGGGATGGAAGGGGCCGATGTCCCGGTGGAGACCTCGAAGGGCGAGTGGGGCCGGGGTCAGGAGGAGATCAACCTCGCTTTCGCCGAGGCGCTGGAGATGGCCGACCGCACGGCCCTCTACAAGCACGGCGCCAAGGAGATCGCCCACCTGCAGGGCTGCGCGGTGACGTTCATGGCCAAGTACGACATGGGAGCGGCGGGCTCCTCGTTCCACCTGCACTCGTCGCTCTGGGATGGCACCGGCCGCAAGCCGCTCTTCGCCCCCGCCGGCAAGGCCCCGGGGACGCCGGCCGCCGTCACCCCGCTCTGCGGCCAGTGGCTGGCCGGGCAGATGGCGCTGGCCCGCGAGTTCGCGTACTTCTACGCGCCCACGGTGAACTCCTACAAGCGCTACCAGGCGGGCTCGTTCGCGCCGACGCGCATCGCCGCCGGCTGGGACAACCGCACCTGCGGCTTCCGGCTCTGCGGCGCGGGCGGCGCCTTCCGCGTGGAAAACCGCATCCCCGGGGCCGACGCCAACCCCTATCTCGCGTTCGCGGCCACGATCGCCGCCGGGCTGCACGGCGTCACCAGCAAGCTCAAGGCGCCCAAGCTCTACGAGGGCAACGCCTACCAGGACGCCACGCTGCCTCAGGTGCCGAAGGCCCTCCGCGAAGCCGTCGACGGGCTGGAGCGGTCCGAGGTGGCGCGCGCCGCGTTCGGCGAGCGCGTGGTCGAGCACTACCTGCACACGGCGCGGCTCGAGCAGCAAGCCTTCGACCAGGCGGTCACGGATTGGGAGCTGATCCGGAATTTCGAGAGAATCTGAATGCATCTCTCGGGGCGATCGGAATGAATCGATTGGAAGATAGGGTGGCGTTCATCACCGGCGGCGCCATGGGCATCGGCCGCGCGGCGGCGCTGCTCTTCGCGTCGGAGGGTGCCCGCATCGTGGTGGCCGACCTCGACGACCAGGCCGCCAAGGAGACGGTCCGCCTGGTCGAGGCCGAGGGCGGCCAGGCGCTGGCGGTCACCGGCGACGTGGCGATCGAGGGCGACGTGCGTCGCATGATCGAGGAGAGCGCCCGCCACTTCGACGCGCTCCACGTGCTCTACCACTGCGCCGGCGTGCTCTGGAAGGACCGGGACCGCTCGGTGCTGGAGACGGACGAG
Protein-coding sequences here:
- the fabF gene encoding beta-ketoacyl-ACP synthase II, which codes for MTVEPRRVVITGLGALTPVGNTAEEFWTALTQGRSGIGPITKFDAAEKDASGDFRYPTRIAGEVRNFDVLRYVDKKEARRLDDYLKYAIAAAVTAVEDSGLEVGKVDGARFGVLIGSGIGGIGTLLEGERTRLEKGPERVSPFVIPMLIINMASGLVSMRFGAKGPNSSVVTACATGNHCIGDAFKIIQRGDADLMIAGGAEAIIVPLTIAGFCAMKAMSTHNDVPEQASRPFDAERDGFVPSEGAGIVVLESLKHARRRDARIYAEIVGYGMTSDAHHMTAPDPKGDGATRAMAAALGDGGLDPAAVGYINAHGTSTPYNDKFESLAIKRVFGDHVRRLAVSSTKSMTGHLLGAAGGVEAIATALALYHGLLPPTINYETPDPECDLDYVPNQARKQDVEVALSNAFGFGGTNATLAFRKYRA
- the fabG gene encoding 3-oxoacyl-[acyl-carrier-protein] reductase, translating into MSETPLTGRVAIVTGGSRGIGAAIAASLAQNGAAVVVSGRDVDRLERAVKDLEAGGATALGVVADAASREDADRLVETAKQRFGRIDVLVNNAGMTRDGLLVRMKDEDWDLVMEVNLRGAFLMTRAASKIMVRQKSGRVINIASTAGAMGNAGQANYSAAKAGLIGFTKAAARELAHWSILVNAVAPGLIETNMSAAMPEAARQELLSRVPLGRIGTPREVAEVVRFLAGDGATYITGQVFHVNGGLYI
- the acpP gene encoding acyl carrier protein, with product MAKPVEERVKEIIVEQLGVDEDDVTPNARFIEDLGADSLDTVELVMALEEHFDIQIPDEDAEKIATVGDAIQYIKDNS
- the htpX gene encoding zinc metalloprotease HtpX; translated protein: MSNIFKTAMLLALLTVMLVLIGGAIGGQQGMVVAFMVALAMNFFSYWFSDRIVLAMYRAQPIDEAQAPGLYAMVRRLATRAGIPMPRVYLIPTDTPNAFATGRNPEHAAVAVTEGIMRILDEEELEGVLAHELAHVTNRDVLISTIAATLAGAITYLAHMAQWTAMFGGGRNDDEEGGSNPFALILMAVLAPIAAMLVQLAVSRAREYQADASGARLAGKTWGLAKALEKLEMAQRAVPMAANPATAHLFIVNPLSGQALMTLFSTHPPLEERVARLRAMRP
- a CDS encoding ribonuclease III domain-containing protein; amino-acid sequence: MDADDVAGLERRLGHRFRDPALLQRALTHASFANEHPPATHNEALALLGDAALALVVAEHLLAEDPEAPVGVLTPRRAALVSGANLARWAADLELGPRLRLGRGEEATGGRARESILATTLEAVLGAVYLDDGLDAVRRIVARLAVW
- a CDS encoding DUF177 domain-containing protein, with product MVIRVSEIADEGLVVANPGEFVAPFADRSWRLQGLRLQVVRDGVDILVAGELAASVPLVCSRCLEEFRADVHPAIDVRYVPKPVTRDSVELGADDLDLDFYQNDELNLAALVETETTLALPVKPLCREDCRGLCPACGGNRNVVSCTCQTRPLDPRLTALKDLVARLNH
- the plsX gene encoding phosphate acyltransferase PlsX: MKIAVDAMGGDYGPAVVVEGAVAAAREFGAAVILVGDRAAIEREVARLTAESLAIEIRHASQVVGMGESPSQALRRKRDSSLRVAAQLVKDGEAAAFVSAGNTGAAMAIAMFVIGVLAGVDRPAIAAVLPNRRRFTVLLDVGANVDPKPWHLLQFAVMGHVYARDILGCDNPRVGLLSVGEEEGKGNELTKEAYDQLKDSSLNFVGNVEGRDIYNGRCDVVVTDGFTGNVALKISESLAETLGEMIKEELTRDVRSKLGATLALPAFARFKRRVDYTEMGGAPLLGIDGAAIICHGASPVKAIKNAVRVAGEWAKAGVNEHIRAALEAEVERGGREGGRE
- a CDS encoding beta-ketoacyl-ACP synthase III produces the protein MTRAKIIGVGSYAPKRILTNADLEKLVATSDEWIVQRSGIRERRIADETEASSDLAVKAAQQALERANLVPEDIEFIVVGTTTPDMFFPTTGNMVQHRLGCRQAGSVDVLAACAGSIYSLAVGSQFIQTGKYRRVLCIGAETLSKITDFTDRGTCVLLADAAGAAVLEASDDGSGLLDVDLYSDGRYWELLYMPGGGSRHPATRETIAARMHYAKMKGAEVFKVAVRMFGECAATILERHGLTARDIDLFIPHQANLRIIEAAVKRVGLPMDKVFVNIDRYGNTGAASVYVALEEAVSAGRLKRGDLLLLAAFGGGFAWGAALMKW
- the fabD gene encoding ACP S-malonyltransferase, producing MIAFLFPGQGSQAVGMGKAFYDASPAARAIFEDANDALGFDLARLAFEGPESELALTANTQPAILTVSVAAAAVAAERGLCPQLAAGHSLGEYSALVVAGALSFRDAVRIVRRRGEFMQEAVSVGTGAMAAIMGLELPAVERLCAEAAQGEVVEVANVNSPLQIVIAGHRAAVERAVALASARGGRKSVMLPVSAPFHCALMAPAAERLARELDSVRVADPTIPIARNVDGGLTRAAAEVKPALLRQVASPVRWTDCVRRLAAEGAMTFVEVGPGRVLTGLLKRILDGVKGVTVETSADLDKALAGAGERQ
- the rpmF gene encoding 50S ribosomal protein L32, which produces MPLPKRRHSKTRGRKRRTHYKLAPPTRSVCPQCREPKLPHRVCPHCGYYKGREIVAVEGA